The following are encoded in a window of Limibacter armeniacum genomic DNA:
- a CDS encoding helix-turn-helix domain-containing protein, with protein sequence MTHLTYIQRQQIAQALSAGHSLTEIGEQIGVHRSSVSREVERNSIYGKYCPEQAHRLAQQRRSEASCHDGTIGNSIVRFRRFLSQKNGRSRKRRGWRRQKDNRYRVRDFLADGRLDRQGKAIFAFPGRHYNIQYRFCFTRQSAFCRLPRSRSLIKRWYRIHQSYWQRHSYVSVKVTSLLSRQVTLPIKGQKMHNSLKPPVSELRSEQKVYIVIIYLKVMVQLLNSYTIDNLISAVSCPSKCVA encoded by the coding sequence ATGACACACCTTACCTACATACAAAGACAACAGATTGCACAAGCCCTTTCTGCAGGGCATAGCCTGACCGAAATCGGTGAGCAAATTGGCGTGCATCGGTCTTCGGTAAGTAGGGAAGTGGAACGTAATAGTATTTATGGTAAGTACTGTCCGGAGCAGGCACATCGGTTGGCGCAACAGCGGCGCAGTGAGGCTAGTTGCCATGATGGAACGATTGGTAATAGTATTGTTCGGTTTCGCAGGTTTTTATCTCAAAAAAATGGGCGCAGCAGAAAACGAAGAGGGTGGCGCAGGCAAAAGGATAACCGCTACCGTGTACGTGATTTTTTAGCTGATGGGCGTCTTGACAGGCAAGGGAAAGCCATATTCGCCTTTCCGGGGCGCCACTACAATATCCAATACCGCTTCTGTTTTACCCGCCAATCTGCTTTCTGCCGCTTGCCACGCTCACGTTCATTGATTAAACGTTGGTACCGTATACATCAGTCTTATTGGCAACGGCACTCGTATGTTTCGGTTAAGGTTACCAGTCTCTTATCACGACAAGTAACCCTGCCCATTAAAGGCCAAAAAATGCACAATTCTCTTAAACCTCCTGTCTCCGAGTTGAGAAGCGAGCAGAAAGTTTATATCGTTATCATCTACCTGAAGGTGATGGTACAACTACTGAATTCCTATACTATAGACAATCTTATTTCTGCGGTCTCTTGCCCGTCCAAATGTGTAGCTTAA